GGCGTCTGGAACGTCGTCGTCTGGCCGCAGTTCCTCAAGCGCGTCGCGAAGGATCCCCGTGCCCGCAACGCCGACGGGTCGCGCACCCCGTTCTTCACGGTGCACCTCGTGCTGGTGTCGGTCTCGCTGCTGCTCGCCCTCGTGTCGATCGTCGCCGCCGTCGCGGCGTTCCTCTCCTGACCTCCGGAGAGGGCCTGCCCGCGGCGGACGCCGCGCCCGCCGGATCGGAGGGCGTGCGCGTCGTCATGTTCTCCTCTCCTCTTCTGCGTGCCGTGCCATACGACCCGGCGCACCCTCGCGGAGGTGCAGCGGCTCCTGCCGTGGCTCCCGGTCGAGGAGCTCGACGTGGCGACGCATCCCGACCGCGCCGAGGCCGAGGGCATCCGCTCGACGCCGACGATCCTCGTGCGCGCCGGTCACTTCGAGGTGCTCCCTGCCGAGGGCGTGCCGACCGCGCCGCAGGTGCTCCAGGCGGTGGTGCGTGCCATGGACGGGACCCCGCCGAGCGGTCCTGCGGGGGCCCCGGGTCGCGAGGATCCCGCGTAGTACCCTTGTCTCGACCCCCCGTAGCTCAATGGATAGAGCATCGGCCTTCTAATCCGACGGTTGCGCGTTCGAGTCGCGCCGGGGGGACCGTCTGTCGGATGGGCGGGATCGGCCGTAGATTCGACGCATGCGCGACATCCAGTCACAGATCATCGACGCCCTCGAGGTGCGTCCGACCATCGATCCCGCCGACGAGGTCCGGAAGCGCGTCGACTTCCTCAAGGCCTACCTCCGGTCCACCGGCGCCGAGGGCTTCGTCCTCGGCGTGAGCGGCGGGCAGGACTCCTCTCTCGCCGGACGGCTCGCCCAGCTGGCGGTCGAGGAGCTCGCCGCCGAGGGGCTCCTCGCGGAGTTCGTCGCCGTCCGCCTGCCGTACGGCGTGCAGGCCGACGAGGAGGACGCGCAGCTGGCGCTCTCCTTCATCCAGCCGAAGTCGAGCGTCGTCTTCGACATCAAGCGGGCCGTCGACGGCTTCCAGGCGGAGTACGCCGACGCCGCCGGTCACGCGATGACCGACTTCACCAAGGGCAACGTCAAGGCGCGCTCCCGCATGATCGCGCAGTACGCGCTGGCCGGCCAGGCCCGCCTCCTGGTGATCGGCACGGACCACGCGGCCGAGGCCGTCACGGGCTTCTTCACGAAGTACGGCGACGGAGGCGCGGACGTGCTCCCGCTGACGGGGCTCACCAAGCGCCAGGGCCGCGCACTGCTCGAGCGCCTCGGCGCGCCGGAGCGGCTCTACCTCAAGGCGCCCACCGCCGATCTGCTGGACGAGACCCCCGGCCAGACCGACGAGGCCAACCTCGGCCTCACCTACGCCGACATCGACGACTTCCTCGAGGGCCGCGACGTCGACGACGAGGTGGCCGAGGCCATCGAGGCCCGCTATGCGAGCACGGAGCACAAGCGCCGCGTCCCCGCCAGCATGTTCGACGACTGGTGGAAGTGATCCGGCCTGATCCGCCTGCCCGGCGCCTCGACGCCCCGCACCTCATCGGAGGTGCGGGGCGTCGTCATGTGCCTGTGGGCGGCGCGTCAGCGGCGTTCGCCCTCCGCGGTGCGCGAGTTGGCGGCGGCCGACGACGGCACGGGAGGGCTGTACTGCTCGTCCGGGGACTCGACGCGGCGCTCGGCGGCGGGCTGGTCGTCGGAGCCGCTGCGCCACGGAACGGGCACCGGCGCGACGGCGGTCGTCTCGGCCTGGTGCGTCTGAGGCCGGGTCGCGGCGCTGTCCGCGGCCGGCTGGTCGTCCTCGAACTGCCAGCGCGAGATGTCGCCCTGGAAGATCTTGCGGGCGCGGCCGGGGTGGTGCTGCCACTCGACCATGCGGTCGCGGAACTCGGCGAGCTGCGCGTCGAACTGGAAGCCGAAGCTGCCGCTGCCGCGCTTGAACTCGGTGATCTCGTGAGCGGCCCAGGTGGCGGCGGTCGCCGCGCCCTTGACCGGCAGGAGTCGGATGCGGATGTCGGCCTCGCCGGCTGCGCGGTCGGCGAGCACGCGCTCCTGCGCCGTGAGGCCGTCCCAGACGGAGGCCTGGCGGGCCGCGTCCACGAGGACGCCGATGGCGGCCGCCTTCACCTCGCGGTCGTGCCGGGTGAGGATCCGCTGCGTGGCGCCGCGCGCGATGACGGCGGCGAGCACGCCGGCCACCACGATAGCCACGAAGGGGACGACGACGCCGGAGAGGAGCTGCGTGCCCCGCTCGGACGCGAGGGCATCGAGGAGATCATTCCACCACTGCATGCGGCGACCGTACCCCGGGGTCCGAGCCGGATCCGGGAGGCCGGGCGGGCGCGTCGCCTCGCGTGCTCGCGGGCGGACGACCGTCAGAACCGGAGGCAGTCGACCGCGTCCTGCAGCGACCAGAAGTCGCCCAGCGGGACGAACCCCTGCGCGTCCCGGCGCAGGCGCTTGGCGCGGAAGCGCTCGCCCTGCGGATCGTGCATGCGCTCGACGTAGCCGAGCACCGCGCCGTCCGGCCGGGTGACGCGCAGCAGGCCGTCGTGCAGCTCGCGGACCTGGGCTGCCGAGCGCGCCAGGGGGGGGTAGGTGATGCTGGGCATGGTGTCCTCCGTCCGTGCGCCGCCGGCCCGGCGGTGTCCTGATGTCCCCGAAGCTACGGGCGACCACCGACATCGGGCCGGTGCGGAATGGGCGGCGGTGCGTGACGGTTCCCTCCCATGTCGACCGCCGCGGACCTCGCGCGCATCGACGGGAAGTAGGTTCATCTCTCATGCAGACATTCATCCTCGCCGGCGGCTGCTTCTGGTGCCTCGATGCGGTCTACCGCACGCTCGACGGCGTCCAGGACGTCATCTCCGGCTACATCGGCGGCCACACCGCCCACCCCTCCTACGACGCCGTGTGCACGGGCGCGACCGGGCACGCCGAGGCGGTGAAGGTGGTCTTCGACGAGGAGGTCATCCCCGCGGACGTCATCCTCGACGTGTTCTTCACGCTGCACGACCCGCGCCAGCTCAACCGCCAGGGCGCCGACGTCGGCACCCAGTACCGCTCGGCCATGTTCCCCGCGGACGCCGAGCAGGAGCAGCTCTTCCGCGACGCGATCGCCCGCGCCGGCGACCTGTTGGACGGCACGCCCGTCACGACGATCGAGCCGCTCGGCACCTGGCACGACGCAGAGGACTACCACCAGGACTTCTTCGCCAAGAACCCGGGCCAGGGCTACTGCAACGCGGTCGCCGTGCCCAAGGTGAACAAGGTGCGGAAGTCGTTCGCGCAGTACGTGCGCGCCGCCTGATCCACCGCTCCCCGACGCCCCGCGGCCTGTACGGCCGCGGGGCCTCGGCGTACCATCGGGACGTCCGGGCGACGGAGCCCGGGGAGGAGAGGCGACGACGATGTCCATGACCACCAGCACAAGCACGACCCGTACGAACGGGGTCCCGCGGACCGCGGGCAAGACATGGGTGGCCTTCGGGGCCACGGGGGCGATCGCCTCCATCCACTCGCACGACGACGGATACGAGGTGCGGTCGCTGCACCGCGGCGTCGTGGCCGGCGCATACCCGACGCTCGAGATCGCGAAGGCCGCGCTCCGGGCGGGCCGGGACGACGACCTCCGCTTCACTGAGCACTGAGCCCCCGCCGTCCCTCCCCAGGCGCGCGCGCTCCGCGTCGCGCCCGGGACCCGCTCGGCGTCCCCGCGCCGCACCTCCGGCGGCGCATCCTGCGTCGGCGGCCACGTGGTCGCGGGGAGGGGCGGCCAGGTGGGCGACGGGGGCGGGGGACGCGAGCGCGATCGGAGCGGGCGCGGGGCGCGCGTAGTGCTGCGGGGGATGGTGACCTGCCGTCCGCGGGGCATCCGCACGGTCGAGGGGTGGGAGGTCGCGAGCCTCCTCGTCGGATCCGGCGCCGCGGGCGCCGCGGAGGGCGGCGCCGTCCTCGTGGTCTGCACCGGTGCCGGGTCGTCCCGCGTCGGGGCGCCCGCCCCGAGGACGACGCGACCGAGCTCGTCGCCGAGGCGGTGCTCGCCCACAGCGGGGCAGGGACGGTCGTCCCGGTCTCGGCGGAGCCTAGGATCGCACCATGAGCGGATCCCCCCGGTGGCTCGAGCCGGATCAGCAGCGAGCCTGGCGGACGGTCATCGTCGCCCTGAACCACGTCACCGAGCGCATCGAGCGGCAGCTCCTCCGGGACTCGGGGATGCCGCATGCGTACTACATGATCCTCGTCCGCCTGTCGGAGGCGGAGGACGTGGCGCTCCCGATGAGCGTGCTGGCCCGGGCGCTCCAGGCCTCCGCGAGCCGGACCTCGCACGCCGTCACCCGGTTGGAGCAGCTGGGCTGGGTCCGTCGCACGCGGTCGCCGCACGACGGTCGGAGCCTCCTCGCCGAGCTCACGGACCAGGGTCGGGCGACCCTCGAGGCGGCGGCCCCCGGGCACGCGGAGGAGGTGCTCCGCACGGTGTTCGACCCGCTGACCGCGGATCAGACCGCGCAGCTCGAGGACATCGCGCGGGATATCCTCGCCAGCATGAGCGCATCCTCCCTCGACGACGGCCAGGGGAGCGCCCGCGGCGACGACCTCGCCATCCCCCCGGCACCCGACCGCGACGACGACACGGCCTGCGCCGACGAGTCCGCCGCGTGATCCGCGTCTCCCGCGCCCTCCTGGCGCCGGCGCTCCTCGTCGCCCTGCTCCTGTCGGCCTGCACGCAGACGTCGACGGCACCCGAGCCGACGCCCGCCGCCGTCACGGCGACCGCCGCGCCCGGCGCTGCGCCCGCCTCCCCGACCGTCGCGCCCGTCGACCCGGACGGCACGGCCAAGGGCAACCTGCCGGCCTTCGAGGCGGCCGCCGGAGCCGTCGTCGCGGCGGACGCGGACGCGCAGGGCCGCGCGCTCGTCGATGCCCTCGTGGCGGTCGGCTTCCCGAAGGACCGCATGGAGGTCACGGCAGACGCGACGCCCCTCGGCAACGCGGTCGACTCGATCCTCGTGGCCGTGCACATGCCGGACGCCTGCCTCATCGGGCAGCGCGCGCGAGACGGGTTCAGCGCCCACGTGGAGCCGGCGCTCTCGTCCGGCCGCTGCCTCGTCGGCCAGACGCGCATGATCGACTGGTGACGGCGGCGCCGGTGCCTCCCGGCGCGGCATCCGGCGGCTGCCGCACTGAATAGACTCGTGCCCATGGCTGAATACATCTACTCGATGGTCCGCGCCCGGAAGTCGGTCGGCGACAAGCTGATCCTCGACGACGTCACCATGTCGTTCATCCCCGGCGCGAAGATCGGCGTCGTCGGGCCGAACGGCGCGGGCAAGTCGACGATCCTCAAGATCATGGCGGGCCTCGACACCCCCAGCAACGGCGAGGCCAAGCTCTCGCCCGGCTACTCGGTCGGCATCCTCATGCAGGAGCCCGAGCTCGACGAGTCGAAGACCGTGCTCGAGAACGTCCAGGAGGGCGTCGGCCCGCTGAAGGCGCAGGTCGACCGCTACAACGAGATCGCCGCGGCCATGGCCGAGCCGGATGCGGACTTCGACACGCTGCTCGCCGAGATGGGCACGCTGCAGGAGGCCATCGACGCCGCCGACGGCTGGGAGCTCGACTCGCAGCTCGAGCAGGCGATGGACGCGCTCCGCACCCCGCCGGGGGATGCCTCGGTCGCGAACCTCTCCGGCGGCGAGAAGCGCCGCGTGGCGCTCTGCAAGCTGCTGCTCCAGAAGCCCGACCTGCTGCTCCTCGACGAGCCCACCAACCACCTCGACGCCGAGAGTGTGCTCTGGCTCGAGCAGCACCTCTCCAAGTACCCCGGCGCCGTCCTCGCCGTTACCCACGACCGGTACTTCCTCGACCACGTGGCCGAGTGGATCGCCGAGGTCGACCGGGGACGCCTCTACCCCTACGAGGGCAACTACTCGACCTACCTCGAGAAGAAGCAGGAGCGCCTCAGCGTCCAGGGCAAGAAGGACGCGAAGCTCTCCAAGCGCCTCGCCGAGGAGCTCGACTGGGTGCGCAGCAACGCGAAGGGCCGCCAGGCGAAGTCCAAGGCGCGCCTCGCGCGCTACGAGGAGATGGTGACCGAGGCGGAGCGCACGAGGAAGCTCGACTTCGAGGAGATCCAGATCCCCGTGGGTCCGCGCCTCGGCTCGCAGGTCATAGACGCGGACAAGCTGCACAAGCAGTTCGGCGAGCGGGTCCTCATCGACGACCTCTCCTTCACGCTGCCGCGCAACGGCATCGTCGGCGTCATCGGCCCGAACGGCGTCGGCAAGACGACGCTGTTCAAGACCATCGTCGGCTTCGAGCCGCTCGACTCCGGCGAGCTGAAGGTCGGCGACACCGTCGACATCTCCTACGTCGACCAGAGCCGCGGTGGCATCGACCCCGAGAAGTCGCTCTTCGAGGTCGTCTCCGACGGGCAGGACTACATCCAGGTCGGCAAGCAGGAGGTGCCCGCACGCGCCTACGTCTCCACCTTCGGGTTCAAGGGCCCCGACCAGCAGAAGAAGGCCGGCATCCTCTCCGGTGGTGAGCGCAACCGCCTGAACCTCGCGCTCACGCTCAAGCAGGGCGGCAACCTGCTGCTGCTCGACGAGCCCACCAACGACCTGGACGTCGAGACGCTCGGCAGCCTCGAGAACGCGCTCCTCGAGTTCCCCGGCTGCGCCGTGGTCATCACCCACGATCGGTGGTTCCTCGACCGGATCGCGACGCACATCCTCTCCTACGAGGGCACGGAGGAGGAACCGGCCAACTGGTACTGGTTCGAGGGCAACTTCGAGTCGTACGAGCAGAACAAGATCGAGCGCCTGGGCGCGGACGCCGCGAAGCCCCACCGCTCCGCGTACCGCAAGCTGACCCGGGACTGATCCGTGACCCGGGTCCACGTCCCGATCCACCTGAGGTGGGCGGACCTCGACGCCTACGACCACGTCAACAACGTCGAGGTCCTGCGGCTCCTGGAGGAGGCGCGCGTCCGCGCCTTCTGGCAGGGCGAGGACGACGGCGAGGACGCGGGGCTCGCGCTCATCGACGCGTCGGCGGGCGCGGCGACCATGACCCTGATCGCGCGTCAGGAGATCGAGTACCTGCTGCCCATCTCCTACGGGCGGCGTCCGCTCGACGTGCAGGTGTGGCTGGGGCGGCTCGGCGGGTCCAGCTTCGAGGCGTGCTACGAGGTGCGGACGCCGGCAGGCGTCGAGCCGGCCGCGTTGTACGCGCGCGCCTCCACGACGATCGTGCTCGTCGACGCCGCCACGGGGCGCCCGCGGCGCATCACCGAGGACGAGCGCGCCGCCTGGTCGACCTACCTCGAGGAGCCGGTGGCTTTCAGCCGTCGCGGCTGAGCGGGCCGGTCAGGCGCGGTCCGCGAGCGGCACCCGCACCATGCCCTCCTGGGCCACGCTCGCCAGCAGCACGCCGTCGCGCGAGTAGATGCGGCCGAGCGACAGGCCACGGCCACCCTGAGCGCTCGTCGACTCCTGCACGTAGAGCATCCACTCGTCGGCGCGGCCGAAGCGGTGGAACCACATCGCGTGGTCGAGGCTCGCCGCCTTGATCCCGGGCGTCGCCCACGAGAGGCCGTGCCGGCGGTAGATGGACTCGAGGATGGAGTAGTCGCTCGCGTAGGCGAGCGACGCCAGGTGCACGGCGGGGTCGTCGGGGAGGCGGCCGATCGCGCGGATCCACACGGCCTGGTGCGCGACGCGCTCCGGGGCTGCGCCGAAGTAGACGGGCTGCTCGACGTGGCGCATGTCGAAGGGGCGGTCGTTGGCCCAGTGCGCGGCGACCGGGTGGTCGATGCGGGACAGCACGTCGCGTGCGCTCGGCAGCGACTCCGGCTCGGGGATACCCTCGGGCATGGGGGCCTGGTGCTCGAGGCCCTCGTCCGCGTCCTGGAACGACGCGATCATCGAGAGGATCGGGCGGCCGTCCTGGTACGCCTGCGTGCGGCGGGTGGAGAACGAGCGGCCGTCGTGGATCCGATCGACCGAGAACGTGATGGGCTTCGTGACGTCGCCGGGCCGCAGGAAGTAGCCGTGCATGCTGTGCGGGCGGCGCTCGGGATCCGTCGTCCGCATCGCCGCGACGAGGGACTGGGCGAGCACCTGGCCCCCGAAGACGCGACCCATGGGCATCCACTGCGACGGTCCGGTGGAGATGTCCTCGCTCGTGCGCGCACCCGTGTCGGTGGGGTCGAGGGCGGTGAGGAGGCCGGCGAGCGGGCCGTCGTCCGGGATGTCGGATGCGTGGTCGGTCATGGGTCCTCCGCGTGGCGGGCCGGCCTCGGGTGGCCGGGCGCCCGGCGGATCGCAGAGGCGCATCCAGTAGCTTAGACACGCCATGACGCCCTCCTTCGCCCTCCGGGACGCCCTCGCCCTCGGCGATCTGCAGACCTTCCTCGGGCGCTCCGCCCGCGTCGACGACGGGGCCGTGCGGCTCATCGGATCCGGTGGGGTCCTCGCCGTGTACACGTCGGTCCTCCAGCCCGCCGGCCTCCTCGACCGGTCGCCCACCGTGCTCGGCCTCCGCACCTTCGCGGCCGAGACGCAGGCCCCCGTGGACAGCGTGGTGCCGATCCGCGCGCTCCTCGACCGGCTCGCGCGCCTCGAGGGGCCGGCGACCGGATCCCCGGGCGAGCCCGTCGGCGTGCTCGTGCCGCCGGA
This window of the Clavibacter sepedonicus genome carries:
- the nadE gene encoding ammonia-dependent NAD(+) synthetase — protein: MRDIQSQIIDALEVRPTIDPADEVRKRVDFLKAYLRSTGAEGFVLGVSGGQDSSLAGRLAQLAVEELAAEGLLAEFVAVRLPYGVQADEEDAQLALSFIQPKSSVVFDIKRAVDGFQAEYADAAGHAMTDFTKGNVKARSRMIAQYALAGQARLLVIGTDHAAEAVTGFFTKYGDGGADVLPLTGLTKRQGRALLERLGAPERLYLKAPTADLLDETPGQTDEANLGLTYADIDDFLEGRDVDDEVAEAIEARYASTEHKRRVPASMFDDWWK
- the ettA gene encoding energy-dependent translational throttle protein EttA, translated to MAEYIYSMVRARKSVGDKLILDDVTMSFIPGAKIGVVGPNGAGKSTILKIMAGLDTPSNGEAKLSPGYSVGILMQEPELDESKTVLENVQEGVGPLKAQVDRYNEIAAAMAEPDADFDTLLAEMGTLQEAIDAADGWELDSQLEQAMDALRTPPGDASVANLSGGEKRRVALCKLLLQKPDLLLLDEPTNHLDAESVLWLEQHLSKYPGAVLAVTHDRYFLDHVAEWIAEVDRGRLYPYEGNYSTYLEKKQERLSVQGKKDAKLSKRLAEELDWVRSNAKGRQAKSKARLARYEEMVTEAERTRKLDFEEIQIPVGPRLGSQVIDADKLHKQFGERVLIDDLSFTLPRNGIVGVIGPNGVGKTTLFKTIVGFEPLDSGELKVGDTVDISYVDQSRGGIDPEKSLFEVVSDGQDYIQVGKQEVPARAYVSTFGFKGPDQQKKAGILSGGERNRLNLALTLKQGGNLLLLDEPTNDLDVETLGSLENALLEFPGCAVVITHDRWFLDRIATHILSYEGTEEEPANWYWFEGNFESYEQNKIERLGADAAKPHRSAYRKLTRD
- a CDS encoding SCO4848 family membrane protein — protein: MITLLAVLLIVNGVWNVVVWPQFLKRVAKDPRARNADGSRTPFFTVHLVLVSVSLLLALVSIVAAVAAFLS
- a CDS encoding acyl-CoA thioesterase, with the translated sequence MTDHASDIPDDGPLAGLLTALDPTDTGARTSEDISTGPSQWMPMGRVFGGQVLAQSLVAAMRTTDPERRPHSMHGYFLRPGDVTKPITFSVDRIHDGRSFSTRRTQAYQDGRPILSMIASFQDADEGLEHQAPMPEGIPEPESLPSARDVLSRIDHPVAAHWANDRPFDMRHVEQPVYFGAAPERVAHQAVWIRAIGRLPDDPAVHLASLAYASDYSILESIYRRHGLSWATPGIKAASLDHAMWFHRFGRADEWMLYVQESTSAQGGRGLSLGRIYSRDGVLLASVAQEGMVRVPLADRA
- a CDS encoding DUF6993 domain-containing protein; the protein is MIRVSRALLAPALLVALLLSACTQTSTAPEPTPAAVTATAAPGAAPASPTVAPVDPDGTAKGNLPAFEAAAGAVVAADADAQGRALVDALVAVGFPKDRMEVTADATPLGNAVDSILVAVHMPDACLIGQRARDGFSAHVEPALSSGRCLVGQTRMIDW
- the msrA gene encoding peptide-methionine (S)-S-oxide reductase MsrA, translated to MQTFILAGGCFWCLDAVYRTLDGVQDVISGYIGGHTAHPSYDAVCTGATGHAEAVKVVFDEEVIPADVILDVFFTLHDPRQLNRQGADVGTQYRSAMFPADAEQEQLFRDAIARAGDLLDGTPVTTIEPLGTWHDAEDYHQDFFAKNPGQGYCNAVAVPKVNKVRKSFAQYVRAA
- a CDS encoding acyl-CoA thioesterase, which encodes MTRVHVPIHLRWADLDAYDHVNNVEVLRLLEEARVRAFWQGEDDGEDAGLALIDASAGAATMTLIARQEIEYLLPISYGRRPLDVQVWLGRLGGSSFEACYEVRTPAGVEPAALYARASTTIVLVDAATGRPRRITEDERAAWSTYLEEPVAFSRRG
- a CDS encoding thioredoxin domain-containing protein, with product MQRLLPWLPVEELDVATHPDRAEAEGIRSTPTILVRAGHFEVLPAEGVPTAPQVLQAVVRAMDGTPPSGPAGAPGREDPA
- a CDS encoding MarR family winged helix-turn-helix transcriptional regulator yields the protein MSGSPRWLEPDQQRAWRTVIVALNHVTERIERQLLRDSGMPHAYYMILVRLSEAEDVALPMSVLARALQASASRTSHAVTRLEQLGWVRRTRSPHDGRSLLAELTDQGRATLEAAAPGHAEEVLRTVFDPLTADQTAQLEDIARDILASMSASSLDDGQGSARGDDLAIPPAPDRDDDTACADESAA